Within the Halobaculum limi genome, the region GAACGTCTCGGGTTCCCACTCGTCGCTCACGAGTGCGAGGACGTACTCCGCCGAAAAGCGGTAGAACTCGGATTTACTCTCGAAGACCCCGTCTTCGACGAGCGTATCGATCTCGTCGACGACTTCGTCGGGATACCGGACCGTGTCTTTAGCCATTCCGAGTTCCTCCTTCACTGAATTCGTTGGAATGGACCGTATAGAGTCTTTTGGTTACCTCAGCGACGTGACGTGTGTAAACGCTAGCGATACGCCTCCTATCGCGCTATTTTCGCGTTTGATACGTGAGTACGACATTCAACACGGCTCGGACGTGGTGGCACGCCGAACTCGCCCGGAACCGCACCGTTCAGGTGCGCCGCCTGCACAGCGAGGGTCGTGCAACGGCCGTCGCTCGATGCGGTTCGCGGGTTCGACAGGGCCGTCTACATCGTCGCGGCGGGCCAACTCATCAACGTGTTCGGCGCGGGCATCGTCTACCCGTTCGCGACGGTCCACTTCCACCTGCAGGTAGGTATCGCGCTGTCTGTCGTCGGCTTCGGTCTCGGCGCGAAGAGTGTCTGCTCGGCCGGCGGAACCGCGATCGGCGGCTTTCTCGCCGACGTCATCGGCCGGAAGCCGGTGATGGTCGCGGCGATGGCGCTGTCGGCGCTCGCACTCGCGGCGTTCGCGTTCGTCCCGACACTCGCGGCGGCCGTCCCCGCGTCGGTCACCTCGCTCACGGGTGTCTCTGCGCTCGGCGTTGCGTTCGTCGGTGTCTGTGTGGTCTCCGGGTTCGTCGGCGGTCTCTACACGCCCGCGAGCCACGCGATGACCGCGGACCTGACCGACGCCGGCGAACGCGACCGCGGATACGCCCTCCTGAAGGTCGCGAACAACGCTGGCTTCGGTGCGGGCTTCGTCGTCGGCGGCCTCCTGTACTCAGTCGCGTCCGTCGCCGTCTTCGTCGCCGACGGCGTCACTTCCGGTATCGTCGCGCTGGTCATCCTCCTGTTCGTTCCGCGCGTTGCACGCGACGGGGAGTCCGAGAACGAGGACGGAACAGGCGACGACGAGGCCGCTTCCGGCGTGTTCACAGCGTGGTGGCGGGCGGCTACTCGCCCGCGTGTCTTGGCGCTCGCGGGCCTCAACGTCGGTTTCGCCGTGATGTACGCACAGATGCAGACGACCGTCCCCGTCGTCGCGAAGGAGGGTTTGGGGCTGACGGCCGCACAACTGGGGACGCTGTACGTCGTCAACCCGCTCACTATCGTCATCCTGCAACTCCCGCTCGTCAGCGCCGTCGGCGGGTGGCGTCGCACCCGCGGGCTGGTCGTCTCGGCGGCGTTGTGGGCGGTGTCGATGCTCGCGGCGTGGGGGGCAGACACGATGGTTCTCCCCGCCGATGCGGGCCTCACCACGCCCGTCGTCCTCGTTGGCGTCGCTCTCGTCGGCGGCCACCTGTTCGTCCGCACGGTCGGGGAGATACTCCACGCGCCGCTGGCATCGGCGCTGATGTCCGACCTGGGGACGACTGCCGAGCGTGGCACGCAGTTGTCGATACTGGAGGTCGCGAAACGCCTCGGCATCGGCGTGGGGTCGTTCGTTGGCGGCGTGTTCTTCGACTACGGCCTCTCGACGCTGCTGTGGCCGACGCTCGTCGCCGTCTGTGGCGTCGTCGTCGTCGGCCTCCTCGCGTTCGAGCGGTCGGTGACGCCGCGAGAGAACGGTGCCCGCGGCGACGCCACGGCGGCGACTGCGGGCGGCGATTGAGCGCTCGCGCTCAGGGTTCGACGACGACTTTCACCGTCTCCGGGTCGGTCGCACGCTCGAACGCCGCCGCGACGTCGTCGAGCGCGTAGGTAGCGTCGACGGTGCTCGCGAGGTCGACGCGGCCCGTGTCGAGCAGATCGATTGCTGTAGGGTAGGTGTCGCGGTAGCGGAACGACCCGCGAACGTCGAGTTCGCGGTCGATGAGTCGGTGGACGTCAACCGGAACCTCGCGCTCGCCCGGGAGGCCGACGAGGACGACCGTCCCGCCCGGACGGACGCTCTCGACGGCGTCCGCGAGGCCGGCCGTCGACCCCGACGCCTCGATAGCGACGTCGACGCCGTCGCCGGTCGCCGACCGAACCGCCTCGGGCACGTCCGTCTCGTCGCCGCGCAGGGTGCGCGTCGCCCCTCGCTCACGGACTCGATCGAGTTTTGTGTCGACGACGTCCGTCACCGTCACGTCCGTCGCACCCGCCGCACCGCCGGCCGCTACCGCCGCGTCGCCGATTGGCCCCGCGCCAGTGACGAGTAGCGAGTCGCCGACGCCGACACCACCGCGTCGACACGCGTGAATGCCGACAGAGAGCGGTTCACACAGCGCCCCGGCGACCGTCGACACCGAATCGGGGAGTCGGTACGCGAAGTCGGCGGGCCACGCGACGTACTCACAGAGCGCCCCATCGTCCGGCGGCGTCGCCATAAACTCCACCTCCGGACAGCGGTTGTACGCGCCCGACCGACAGTGTCGACACTCGCCGCAGGGAACGCCCGGTTCGAGGGCGACGCGGTCGCCGGCGGCGAAGTCGGTCACGTCGTCGCCGGTGTCGACGACCTCACCCGCCGACTCGTGGCCGAGGACGAGGTCGTCTTCGACGACGTAGTCACCGATGCGTCCGTGACGCCAGTAGTGGACGTCCGACCCGCAGACGCCGACGGCGTCGACGCGGACGAGGACCTCACCGGGGTCGGGGTCGGGGCGTTGGCGCTCCTTGATGCGGAACTCCAGGTCGGGAGTGAGGACGGCAGATCGCATACGCGAGTGCTCACGGTCAGCGCTGAAAAACGACCGGGGCGGTTCCGTCGTACTGGGGTCGCCCCACTCGCCGCCGATACGGGGGCTCAGGAGGCGACTCGGCGCACGCGGACACGTCACCACCTGACCCTGCACGGCTAACTGCGTGGAGGTACGACTACACTAGCAGATGGCATCTCCGCACGAACTCCTCGAACTCCTCGAGGAGGGTGACGAGATCAACATCGTCTGCCACAACAACCCGGACCCGGACTGCCTCGCCAGCGCCCTCGCGTTGGGTCGGATCGCGGCCGCCGCCGGCATCGACGAACGGCGCATCCTCTACAGCGGCGACATCTCCCACCAGCAGAACCGGGCGTTCGTCAACATCCTCGGCATCGATCTCACGCCGTTCGAGGGGTCGACGATACGAGACCGGCCGCCCGGGTCGATCCTCGCGTTCGTCGACCACTCGGTGCCGGGCGAGAACAACCCCGTTCCGACGGACACGCCGGTCGACATCGTGATCGACCACCATCCCGCCGAGGGAGTCGAGGCGCGGTTCGTCGAGAGCCGCGAGGAGGTCGGCGCTGCCGCGACCATCCTGACCGACTACATCCGCACGCTCGACGTCGACCTCGACGCTGACCTCGCGACCGCGCTCCTGTTCGCGATTCGTTCGGACACGCTCGACTTCCTGCGCGGGGCGACCGCTGCCGAGTACGACGCGGCGGAGTTCCTGCACGAGTACGCGGACTACGAGATGATCCGACAGCTCTCGACCCCGTCGGTCACCGGCGGAACCGTCGACGCCATCTCGACCGCCATCGACAACCGGCGGACGTACGGGGCGGTCCTCCTCTCACACGTCGGGCGAACCACCGAACGTGACGCGATCCCACAGGCCGTCGATTACCTCGTCCGGTTGGAAGGAGTCGAGACGGCCATCGTCTTCGGCGTCGTCCGCGGTACGGTCCAGATCAGCGCCCGATCACCCGATGCACGGGTCCACGTCGGCAACGTCCTGCGCACGGCGTTCGAGGACGTCGGGAGTTGCGGTGGGCACCACGATATGGCGGGCGGCGAGATTCCGCTCGGCATCCTCGGCGACTACGAGTCCGACGACGACCAGTTGCTCGAGATACTCGAGGAAGTGATCACCGCGCGACTGTTCGCAGAACTCAATCTCTCCGACGGGTCCGGCGATTCGGGGTCCGAGTGAGGTGCGACTCGGGACCACCGACGTCGGCGTCGGCCCTTACTTCGACTGCCGGTAGACGAGGTTGCGCTGGACCTCGCTCGCGCCTTCGTAAATGACGGGGATGCGAACGTCGCGGTAGACGCGGGCGATGCGCCGTTCGGTCAGGACGGAGCGGCCGCCGTGGAGTTGCATCCCGCGTTCGGCGACGTCGACGGCCATCTCCGTCGAGTTGAGCTTCGCCATCGCCGCCCACAGGCCGGCGTCCTCGTGGTTCGCCAGTTTCTCCGCCGCCCGCCAGTTGAGCGAGCGAGCGGCCTCGAACTCGGTCCGCATATCTGCTAGGTCGTGCTGGACGGACTGGAAGTCGGAGATGGAGCGGTTGAACGCCTCGCGGTCGTGGACGAACTCCCACGCCTCTTCGATGGCCGCCGCGGCGAGGCCGAGACCGTGCCCGCCGACGACGACGCGGCCGTGGTTGAAGAAGTCCGCGAGCATGTAGAAGCCGCCGCCCTCCGTGCCGACGAGGTTCTCCTCGGGCACGAAGCAGTCTTCCATCACGATGTGGCCCTGCTTGGACGCGCGCATCCCCATCTTCTCAGGGATGTGCTCGGCCTCGTAGCCGTCGCGGTCCGTCTCGACGATGAAACACGAGTAGTTGCCGTAGCGGTCGTCGGAGTCACCAGTCTTGGCGTACACGGTGAGCCAGTCGCCTTCGACGGCGTTGCCGACCCAGTACTTCTCGCCGGTGATCTCGTAGCCGCCGTCGACCTTCTCGGCTTTCGTCGTCATCCCCGCGAGGTCGGAGCCTGTCTGCGGTTCGGACACTGCAAGGCCGGATATCTGCTCGCCCTCGGCGACGGGGCGGACGTACTCCTCACACTGCTGCTCGTTCCCGTAGTCGTAGACGAGTTCGTTGCCGAAGGAGGCGAGCATCAGCGTCAGGCCGATGCCCGCGTCGGCGCGGTAGAACTCCTCTGCGAGCGCCAGCATCTCGTAGATGTCGAAGCCGCGGCCGCCGTACTCCTCGGGGATGTCCTGTCCGACGAGGCCGGCCTCCTGCCCGGCCTCGAGCACCTCCCACGGATAGTCGTCCGCGCGGAAGTGTTCTTCCGCGACCGGCGCGATGTGTTCTTCTGCGAACTCGCGGGCCTCCTGTTTGACCGCGCGGGCGTGTTCGGGAACGACCGATTCGTCCAACAGACCGAGGTCGGTGTTCATACTGAACGATGATGACTCCCGCAGTATAACACCCGTGGAACGGCGAACCCCGGGACTCGCGTTTACTCGGCGTCGGTCGCCGCTCGACTCGCGGGCTACTCGAAGACGCGGCGTGATTACTCTTCGTCGTCTTCGTCGCTCTCGCCGTCCTCATCGCCAACGGCCTCACTGTCGTCTGCTTCCTCCTCGTCGAGAGAGACGGACTCGTCTACGTCCTCGGCTGTCATCTCCGGGGTCGACTCGGACCCCTCGGAGTCGCTGTCGTCCGACGACGGGTCTACCTCCGCATCAGCCTCCGCGTCGACTGCGATGTCGGCTTCGTCGACTGTCTCAGATCCGAGGTCGGAGCCAGCACCTGGGTCGACGTTCGCCTCCTGTTCGACTTCCGCCTCCTGCGCCGCCGCCTCGGCTTCCTGCGCGTCCGTCTCCTTCGCGTCCACCTCCTCCGCGTCCGTCTCCTTCGCGTCCACCTCCTCCGCGTCCGTCTCCTCCGCGACCGCCTCCTGTGCGTCGGTTTCTTCGATTCCACTCGGGTCGATGTCGGCCGGTTGGCCGTCGTCGCGAACGTCGGCAGTCGCTGTCGCGTCGTCGCTCTGTGCGGCCACGAGTCGGTCGCGAACCTCGGGGCGCCGAACCGTTCCAGACACCGTCCGCGGGAGTTCGTCTGCGAACGCGATGGTTCGCGGTATCTTGAACCCCGCAAGCCGTTCCCGGCAGAACGCCTCTACGTCCTCGGTCGTGAGGTCGGGGTCGTCGGCGACCACCATCGCGGCGACGCGTTCGCCCCACTCCTCGTCGGGGATGCCGACAACGACGGCCTCCGCGATGCCCGCGTGTTCGCGCAAGGTCGCGGCGACTTCGCCGGGTTCGACGTTCTCGCCGCCGGTGATGATCCGGTCGTCGAGACGGTTCAACAGGTAGATGAAGCCGTCTTCGTCGCGATAGCCCACGTCGCCAGTCCGGAGTGCGCCGCCATCGGTGAACGCCGCGGCGGTCGCCTCGGGGTCGTCGTAGTAGGCGTCGGCGATGGCCGGACCAGCGACGACGAGTTCGCCCGTTTCGCCCGTCGGCAGGGGCGTTCCGTCGGCATCACAGACGGCCACGTCGACCCACAACAGCGGTCTGCCGACGGTGCCGACCTGTGCGAACGCCTCGTCGGGAGGCGCGGTCGCGAGTTGCGAGGCCGCCTCGGTCATCCCCCACGTCGGGTGGACGGGGACCGAGTAGTTGCGGCACCGCTCGATGAGTGCGTCGGGGGCGGGCGCACCGCCGAGCAACACGGTTCGAAGTGAGTCGGGGAGCGTTCCGCGTGCGTCGAGCATCCGCTTGAGCATCGTCGGCACGAGCGAGACGCCCGTCGCCTCGTAGCGTCGGATGTCGTCGACCGCCGCGCCCGCGTCGAACTTCCGCCGGAGAACGACGCTCGTGCCGTACAGCGCCGCCCGGTACAGCGGCATAATCCCGCCGGTGTGGTGGAGTGAGAGCGTCGCGAGGTAGCGGTCGTCCGGAAGGACGCCCAGTCGGAACGCCGACGCCGTCGCCGACGCGAGGACGTTCCCCATCGTCAACGGCACGAGTTTGGGGTCGCCGGTCGACCCCGACGTGAACAGCATCAACAGATGGTCACCCCGCCCCCACCGGACGGACGGCACCGACCCGTCCGGCGCCGCGTCGATGTCGACCACGCGGTCGTCCTCGGGCGTGTCAACCGAGACGACCGGCACGTGCGGGCGAGGTGTGGCCGGGCCGCCAGCGTCCTCCTCGATGTCCTCGTCGGCGATGCGTGCGGGCTGAAATCCGTCCTCGGTCCGCCAGCCAGTCTCCGTCGCGTCCGCTTCGTCGCTCTCGGCGGAGGGCGCTGCTCGATCCAGCGCCGCCTCGACGGCGACCGTCTCGGTGTCGGCTCCACAGACGAGTGCCGTCGCGTCGGCGGCGTCGAGTTTCGGTCTGAGTTCCGCGGCGGTGAGGCGGTCGGAACACGGGACGATCCGAACGCCGAGACGCATCGCGGCGTGGACGAGGACGACGTACTCCGCGCGGTTGCCGAGGACGACTGCGAGGTGGTCGCCGGGGACGATACCAAGTCCCGCGAGTCGAGACGCCAACGCCTCGACGCGGGCGTCGAGGTCGGCGTAGGTGAGCGTCTCCCCGGTGGCCGCGAGGACGAGTGCCTCCGCGTCGGGCGTCGCCGCCACACGGTGGGAGAGCCAATCGCGCATGCCTCCCATCTGCACCCCTCCCCACTACGCTCTTTCCATCCGGCCGTCAGTGTTCGACGAACTCGACGAGGACGCCGCCGGTGTCGCGCGGGTGGAGGAACGCAACCTGGTGGCCCCACGCGCCGGGCCGTGGCTCCTCGTCGATCAGTTCGATGTTCATCTCCCGGGCGCGGTCGAGCGCCGCCGCCGCGTCGTCGGTTGCGAACGCGAGGTGATGGATCCCGGGCCCGTTGCGGTCGAGGTATCGGGCGATGGCGCCCTCGTCGTCGAGCGGTTCCAGCAGTTCGAGATACGAGTCACCCACATCGAGAAAGACGACGGCCATCCCGTCGAACTCCTCTTCGTGGACGATATCGCAGTCGAGGAGGTCGACGTACAACGCGGCGAGTCCGGCGGCGTCGTCGGTGGCGACGCCGGCGTGATCGAGGTGCACGCTTGTCGGGTCGGTCGGAGCCGCGAAAAATCACCCGGCGAGTGCGGTGGCTACTGTCCCGGCTTGTACTCGCCGAACTCCTCGCGCATCACGTCACAGATCTCGCCGACCGTCGCGTACGCCTTGACCGCGTCGACGATGTGGGGCATCACGTTCGCCTCGCCTTGGCAGGCGTCGCGAAGACCGGCGAGTGCGTCCTCGACAGCCTCGGAGTCGCGGTCGTCGCGCAACTGTTCGACCCGGTCGATCTGTGCCTGCTCTTCCTCCTCGGAGACGTCTTCGAGGTCCATCTGCGGGTCGTCGTCTTCGATCTGGTACTCGTTGACGCCGACGATGATCCGCTCGCCCTCCTCGATCTCACGCTGTCGCTCGAACGCTGTATCCTGGATCTGCCGCTGGACCCACTGGTTCTTCACGGCGTCGAGCATCCCGCCGCGGCGGTCGACCTCCTCCAGAATGTCGAACGCCTCCTCCTCGATGCCGTCGGTGAGGCTCTCGACGTAGTAACTCCCGGCGAGGGGGTCGATGGTGTCGGCGGCCCCGGACTCGTGGGCGAGGATCTGCTGGGTACGGAGCGCCGTGCGGACGGACTTCTCCGTCGGCAGCGACAGCGCCTCGTCTTTGCCGTTCGTGTGGAGCGACTGCGTTCCCCCCAGCACCGCCGCGAGCGCCTGATAGCCGACGCGAACGACGTTGTTCTCGATCTGCTGGGCGGTGAGCATCGACCCCGCGGTCTGCGTGTGGAACTTCAACTGCTTCGACTTGGGATTCTGTGCGCCGAAGCGCTCTTCCATAATCTTCGCCCACATCCGGCGGGCAGCGCGGAACTTCGCCACCTCCTCTAAGATGTTGTTGTGGGCGTTGAAGAAGAACGACAACTGGGGCGCGAACTCGTCGACGTCGAGACCGGCGTCGACGGCCGCCTGCACGTACTCGATGCCGTTGCCGAGGGTGAACGCGATTTCCTGTGCCGCCGTCGACCCGGCCTCGCGAATGTGGTAGCCGGAGATTGAGATGGTGTTGAAGTTTGGCGTCTCATCGGCGCAGAACGCGAAGATGTCCGTGATCAGCCGCATCGACGGCTCCGGCGGGTAGATGTAGAGGTTCCGCGCGATGTACTCTTTCATAATGTCGTTCTGGATGGTGCCCCGCAGTTCCGCCCGGTCGACGTCCTGCCGGTCACCGACGGCGACGTACATCGCCAGCAGGACTGCGGCAGGGGCGTTGATGGTCATCGAGGTGGACACCTCGTCCAGCGGAATGTCGTCGAAGACGCGCTCGAAGTCCTCCAGTGAGTCGATGGCGACGCCCGATTTCCCCACCTCACCGGCGGCCATCGCGGCGTCGGAGTCGTACCCCATCTGCGTGGGCAGGTCGAACGCCATCGACAGGCCCGACGACCCCTGGTCGATGAGGTACTGGAACCGCTCGTTCGTCTCCGCGGCGGTGCCCATCCCCGCGTACTGCCGCATCGTCCACAGTCGGCCGCGGTGCATCGTCGGGTAGACGCCCCGTGTGTACGGTTCTTCGCCGGGGAAGCCGAGGTCTTCGTCGTAGTCGAGGTCGTCGACGTCGGCAGGCGTGTACAGTCGTTTCACGTCCTGTCCCCCCGTGTCGGTCGTGAACTCCTCCTTCCGTTCCCCGAACCGGTCGAGCGTCGAGGAGAGGGTCTCCTCCTCCCACTCCTGTTTGCCCTCGCGGATGGCTTCGAGGTCGTCCGGGTCGAACATACACGATACCTCACCGCCCCACGGCTTAAGCGAGGGGGAGACACCGGCCACGAGCATCCGGCAGTCCACCGCATCGCCGTCGCGTATGGGCTTTATATCCCTCCCGTCGGTTGGCACCCGTATGCAACTCGCTCCGTTACAGGCCGCGCTCACCGCGGCGTACGTATTCCACACGCTGTTTGCCGGCCTCTGGGTCGGTGCTGTCGTTCTCGCCGCGTGGAAGGTCGTCCCCCTGGCCGTCGACGGCGACGTGACTCCCGAACTGCTCGGAAGCGTCACGTCCGGCGTCTCCACTATCACTCGCGTCGGTGCCCTCGTCTTCCTCGCGACGGGAGGGCATATGGCCGCGACCGTCTACGGCGCGGAAGGGCTGTTTATGCCGCCGCGTGGCCACGTCGTGCTCACGATGTTGGCGCTGTGGGTCGTGATGACCGGCCTCGTCGAGGTCGGCGGCAGTAAGATCCGATCTGCGCTCGACGAGGGGAAGGTTCGGACCGCCGCCCGCAACGGCGGGACGTTCTACAAGGCCGCCGCTGGCGTCGGTCTTGTCTTGCTCCTCCTCGGCGGCTACCTCGCCGCCTGAGCGGCCACTCCACACACTCTCACTTCCGTTCTGCCAAACTTCCAAGTCGCCGCCCACCGAGCGACCGCTATGGTTCTCTCCGACGACGTGTCGCGGTTCGTCCGCGCCGCCGGCCCCGACCACACGGACGTACAAGAGCGGATGGCAGCGTTCGCCCGAGAACACGACTTCCCGAACATCGGCCCCGAATCGGGCGCGGTCCTCCGACTGCTCGCGCGACTCACCGACGCCGACACCGTCTTCGAATTCGGGTCGGGATTCGGATACTCGGCGTCGTGGTTCCTCCGCGGCGGCGCACAGCGAGTGATCCTCACCGAATTCGACGCCGACGAACTCGACAAGGGACGGGAGTTTCTGGCCGACGCCGGCCTCGCTGACCGCTGTGTCTTCGAGGAAGGCGACGCGATGGAGACGGTCGAGCGATACGACGGCCCGTTCGACGTGGTGCTCATCGACCACCAGAAGGAGCGGTACGCCGACGCGTTCCACGCCGCCCGCGACAAACTCGCGCCCGGCGGCGTCGTCGCCGCGGACAACATTATGCGCGGACCAATCGACTTCGACGCGCTCCTCGCGTACCTCGAAGGCGACGCCGAGGCCCTCGACCACGAGAACGACCAGACACAGGGGATCGCCGACTACCTCGACGCCGTCCGCGCGGACGACGCATTCGAGACGACGATTCTGCCCGTCGGGTCGGGACTCGCGGTGAGTACGCGCGTGGAGTAGACAGCGCGGACGACGACGAACGTTCAAACCCGAAGCCGGGGACAACAGCCCCGTGACCTGAATCTGGCCCCGTCGCGTCCAGCGGGTGTGTGACACGCCGCGGCGGGTAGCCGAGTGTCGCCTGTCAGCCTACTCGATGCGGAGTTCGACCGTCCCCAGCGACGCGAACGCGGCGACGACCGACTCGCCCGCCTCGACGGCGACTGGTTCTGTCAGCGACCCGGTCGTGACGAGCGTGCCCGCTGCGAGTCCTCCTACCTCGTCGGCGAGCCACGTGAGCGCCGCGAGCGGATGCCCGAGTACGTCCGCGCCGACGCCCGAATCGACCGGCGAACCCTCGATACGGAGCGTGACCGACTCGTCGGCGAGTGCGATTCCCGCGGGGTCGACGTCGTCGCCGACGACGAGTCCGGCGTCGAGTGAGTTGTCGGCGACGGCCAGCGCCGCGTCGAACGTCCACCCGGTTCGGCTGTCGACGAGTTCTATCGCCGGGACGACCGCCGAGACCGCTTCGCGGGCGTCTCTGCGTGTCGATCCTGCGGAGAGGTCGGACCCGAGACGGAAGGCGAGTTCGGGTTCGACGCGCACGTCGACGAAGCGATCCGCAGAGACGGCCGTCGGCGACGAAGACACCGTGTCGGCCAACAGTCTACCGTATCCCGGTTCGTCGACCCCGAGGTCTCGGCGGACGCGGTCGTTCGTGAAGCCGATCTTGTAGCCGACTGGAGCGCCGCGAGTCGTCTGGAGTCGCTCGACGAGTCGCTCCTGCACGCGATACCCCGCTGCCACCGAGTCGACGGTGGGAACTGTCGTCGGGTCGACCGCCGTCGCCGTCTCGTGGGCGGTCGCCAGCGCCGCGGCGAGGTCGTCCGCCGGCGTCGTCATCGTCGACTGCCGGGCTGCGGATCGACGTGGGGTTTCGGCATCAGGTCTGCGAACGGCTGGTCGTCGAGCCACTCCAGCAGGTGCACCAACTGGTCGCTCGCCGCCTCGAACAACTCTGCGCCCTTCTCCGGCGTCGCGTCAGTCTGGTCGCCGAAGACGCCGTTCTCAGAGTTGTCCGGCGAGTCGTAGAAGGTCCGTGAGCCGAACTGCCGGACATCTTCGGCAGTGATGTCGACGAGGCCACCGTCGCGAGCGTCAGCCAAGCGGTCCGTTCGCACCAACTCCTCCGCGATGTGCATAATCATCGCCGTCTCCTTCGGCCCGCCGTGGGGGCCGTTGTGCTCGAAGATGTCCGAGACGAGGTCTGGGATGGACTCGTCCCACATCCACTCGATGGCGTACGCCGTCTCGTCACGGCGGAGTCGACGCCCGACCTCGCGGAGATGTTGGGTGTTGCCGCCGTGGGCATTCACGTACACGATGCGGTCGATGCCGTGGTACGTGAGGTTGCGCGAGAAACTCTCGACGTAGTCGCGGAACACGCTCGGTTCGACCCACATCGTCCCGTGGAACTGCCGGTGGTGTTCGGAGACGGCGATCCGGACCGGCGGCGTACAGAGGAACCCAGTTCGGTCGGTCGCCTCGCGGGCGAGTGCTTCGGCGATGAGGTAGTCCGTCGCCAGCGGGAGGTGGGGGCCGTGCTGTTCGGTCGACCCGAGCGGGACGACGGCGACCGATTCCTCGGCGACGTAGTCGCCCAGTTCCGGCCACGTCTGCTGCGAGAGATACACGGTCGAGACAGGAGCGCGAACGGGATGAAACGCGGGGGTGACGGCGGAACAGATCCGATACTGCTCGACTGCCACGGGAGCGATTCGTCCGCCGTTCGCCACGCTTTTGCTCGCCGCGACCGACTCGCCGCGTATGTTCGGAGGTGGCGGGATGAACCCGCGCAAGATGCAGCAGATGATGAAGCAGATGGGTATCGACGTGACCGAACTTGACGCGACCAAAGTCGTCATCACGACCGAGGACGGCGAGGAACTCGTCTTCGACGGGCCGCAGGTCACGAAGATGGACGCTCAGGGCCAGGAGACCTACCAGGTCGTCGGGTCACCCGAGACGCGCGACGCCGACGCGGGCGCGGAACCGGATGCCGACGTTACCGAGGTCGAAGCCGGCGGCGTCCCCGACGAGGACGTCGAACTCGTCGCCGCCCGCGCGGGCGTCAGCAAGGCGGAGGCTCGTGAAGCGCTCGAAGAGGCCGACGGCGACCTCGCGGCCGCCATCTCAACGTTCGAGTGAGCGCGTACCTCCTCGTCCACGCCGAGTCGGATCGGGAGTATCTACGCGGCCCGGGCGACGAACTCCAGACCGACCTCGGCGTGCTCGAGGTGCCCGACGACGTGGAACACGGGCAGGTACTGGAGACGCATCTGGGCGAACCGTTCCACGTTCGCCGCCTGCGTGGCCCGGACCTGTTCAACCACTTCCAGCGCACGGGCGCACCGATGATGCCGCGCGACATCGG harbors:
- a CDS encoding acyl-CoA mutase large subunit family protein produces the protein MFDPDDLEAIREGKQEWEEETLSSTLDRFGERKEEFTTDTGGQDVKRLYTPADVDDLDYDEDLGFPGEEPYTRGVYPTMHRGRLWTMRQYAGMGTAAETNERFQYLIDQGSSGLSMAFDLPTQMGYDSDAAMAAGEVGKSGVAIDSLEDFERVFDDIPLDEVSTSMTINAPAAVLLAMYVAVGDRQDVDRAELRGTIQNDIMKEYIARNLYIYPPEPSMRLITDIFAFCADETPNFNTISISGYHIREAGSTAAQEIAFTLGNGIEYVQAAVDAGLDVDEFAPQLSFFFNAHNNILEEVAKFRAARRMWAKIMEERFGAQNPKSKQLKFHTQTAGSMLTAQQIENNVVRVGYQALAAVLGGTQSLHTNGKDEALSLPTEKSVRTALRTQQILAHESGAADTIDPLAGSYYVESLTDGIEEEAFDILEEVDRRGGMLDAVKNQWVQRQIQDTAFERQREIEEGERIIVGVNEYQIEDDDPQMDLEDVSEEEEQAQIDRVEQLRDDRDSEAVEDALAGLRDACQGEANVMPHIVDAVKAYATVGEICDVMREEFGEYKPGQ
- a CDS encoding transporter → MQLAPLQAALTAAYVFHTLFAGLWVGAVVLAAWKVVPLAVDGDVTPELLGSVTSGVSTITRVGALVFLATGGHMAATVYGAEGLFMPPRGHVVLTMLALWVVMTGLVEVGGSKIRSALDEGKVRTAARNGGTFYKAAAGVGLVLLLLGGYLAA
- a CDS encoding O-methyltransferase; translated protein: MVLSDDVSRFVRAAGPDHTDVQERMAAFAREHDFPNIGPESGAVLRLLARLTDADTVFEFGSGFGYSASWFLRGGAQRVILTEFDADELDKGREFLADAGLADRCVFEEGDAMETVERYDGPFDVVLIDHQKERYADAFHAARDKLAPGGVVAADNIMRGPIDFDALLAYLEGDAEALDHENDQTQGIADYLDAVRADDAFETTILPVGSGLAVSTRVE
- a CDS encoding 2-keto-4-pentenoate hydratase, with product MTTPADDLAAALATAHETATAVDPTTVPTVDSVAAGYRVQERLVERLQTTRGAPVGYKIGFTNDRVRRDLGVDEPGYGRLLADTVSSSPTAVSADRFVDVRVEPELAFRLGSDLSAGSTRRDAREAVSAVVPAIELVDSRTGWTFDAALAVADNSLDAGLVVGDDVDPAGIALADESVTLRIEGSPVDSGVGADVLGHPLAALTWLADEVGGLAAGTLVTTGSLTEPVAVEAGESVVAAFASLGTVELRIE
- a CDS encoding creatininase family protein, translating into MYLSQQTWPELGDYVAEESVAVVPLGSTEQHGPHLPLATDYLIAEALAREATDRTGFLCTPPVRIAVSEHHRQFHGTMWVEPSVFRDYVESFSRNLTYHGIDRIVYVNAHGGNTQHLREVGRRLRRDETAYAIEWMWDESIPDLVSDIFEHNGPHGGPKETAMIMHIAEELVRTDRLADARDGGLVDITAEDVRQFGSRTFYDSPDNSENGVFGDQTDATPEKGAELFEAASDQLVHLLEWLDDQPFADLMPKPHVDPQPGSRR
- a CDS encoding nascent polypeptide-associated complex protein, translated to MFGGGGMNPRKMQQMMKQMGIDVTELDATKVVITTEDGEELVFDGPQVTKMDAQGQETYQVVGSPETRDADAGAEPDADVTEVEAGGVPDEDVELVAARAGVSKAEAREALEEADGDLAAAISTFE